GGCATGAAAAGGTTACGAAGAATGCTGGATTAAAGCTTGGGATGCCTTTATGGGAAATGAACCATCGGGAGGCCGTCGAGGAGTTCATAAATCTAGGGTTTGTAACGATCATTGTAACTGTTAATTTATCATTGGGAATGCAAGAGAACGATTTAGGGCGAATGTTAACCCATGAATACGTGAAAGAGCTTGAAGCTCGTGGTATTGACCCCTGCGGAGAAGGTGGAGAATTCCATACCACAGTAATAGATGGGCCAATTTTTAAATATCCTATTCCAGTTCGTAAATGTGAGATTATTAAGGACGGAGAATATGCTTTTTTGCCTTTGGAGTTAGATCAGATGTCGGATGCGGATGCCTTATAAAGTATAAAATAACTTAAAAAAGAGACCGTTTTCACCCAAGATTACATGGACTCGCCTCTTTATTTTCGGCTTATACCTGTAATCAACGGCAGGTTGTGACTCAAAACCTTTTTTCAACCAGATTCATTTTCTTCGGCAGCTATTGCGTCTGCTTTCGTTTTATGAACAGTTCCAAATGGATGTTCAGGCGGTGCATATATTGAGTAAAGCTTTAACGGGGTATTGCCTATATTGGTTACATTATGCCATGTGCCAGCAGGTACCATAATGGCAGAGTCATCACATACATGTCTTACAAAGTTTAAACTGTCTTTACTCTTGCCCATTTGAACAAGTCCTTGACCTTCTTCAATACGTAAAAATTGATCAACGTCAGGATGAAGTTCCAAGCCTATAGCTTCTCCAACATTAATACTCATCAAAGTCACTTGCAAATGGTTTCCAGTCCATATGGCGGTACGAAATGTGTTGTTTTGCTTAGCAGCTTGGTTAATATTCACTACAAAGGGGTCTTTCCCATGATCTTTTAATATAGCACCGATATAACCCTGAGTGTTTGGATACGGCCAAAAATAGTTTGTATAGCCGGATGCATTAGACATACTCTGGTAATCAGGAATATTGTAACAGTCACGCATTGGTGGATAAGCATAATAAGGATACGGATATGGGTACATATTTTTCCACCCCTCTTATATCACTAATCTCATAATAGTTTATAAAATCATCATATGCCACATATTTTGAAGTGTTATTGCTAGATTCCCTAATTAGGGTATCTGTTCTTGTCCGTTGATGTTTCGGCTTTGTACAAAAGTTTAATTAAAAATACGCTATAAACTTTGATTTAGAAAGAAACCCTGTAAAAACAGGATTTTTTTCAAACTTAGGATCAGCAATGGGAGGAGTAATCATTAACAATCATTATTCCTATACCTCACTGAGTTGGTTTGCAGGGTCCATTACCTTGGTTGGTTTATTTTCTTTTTTTCTCTCCATTTCCCTTTCCAATAGGCAAGGTAATCTCAATAAAAGTTAGGGGAAATCAGGGTAATAATTTTATCATTTTAGAGGGTTAAATTTCTACGATGAATTTCTAAAATTCCAACACTAATATCACCTTTATTTAAGAAAAACATCCGTTCGCTTACTTAGTTATAAGCGAACGCTGGTTAATGTATAAATTTTTAAACAACTTAGCACACAAATACATGTTGGTTTGAAATAAAGTCTGATCGAAAACATCTCGCAAAATGTGGGTTTTGCATTAGATAAAAAGAATCCGCTTTTTATTCCCTCTTATTTTTCATTTCTTGAATTCTCTTAGCCTGTTCTTCAGGGGCCAAGTCTTCAATATGGTGAATAGTATTGACCGTTAGTTATAATTTTGCACGTGTGCAAACTTTTCTGGATTTGCCACCATATAAATACGCCAAATTTTATTATTTCGGAACTCCAAAGAGACGACATAAGCGACATAGCCATTAATTAATATGACAAAGCCAGGAAATCCATTTACAACTTTAAATTCCATCCGCGTGTTTTCAGGAAGTTTTTTCCTTATACTTGTAAACAAAAAGACAATTCGCTCCGATGTATAGATTGGATTTAGCGCAGCTTTTACTTTTCCGCCTCCGTCAGTAATTAATACAGAATCTGTTTTCAATAACTCCAGCATTTGATGAATATCCCCTTTTTGAAGTGCCATCATAAATTGTTCTACGCCGCTTCTCATCGATTGGAAATCCAATGTAGAAGCTTTCGGGCGGTTCTCCATGCTTTTTTTCGCTCGATGGAAAATCTGCCTGCAATTAGTAGATGACTTTTCAATAATAGCTGCAATTTCTTCATAGCTATACTGAAAAACTTCTCGTAATAGGAAGACAGCTCGTTCATCCTCAGATAACTGCTGCAAAAGCAAGAGATAAGCGGTCGAGATAGATTCCTTCATCAAATAAGTATGTGAAGGGTCACTTCCTTCATTTACCAATGGTTCTGGCAGCCACTCCCCAATATAAACCTCCCGCTTACTAGCTGCGGAACGCAATTTATCTATAGATCTATTCATCACGATCTTGCATAAATACGCTTTCTTGTTTTCAATGACCTTTTCGCTGCTTACACTGTTATAAGTTAGGAACGCCTCCTGTACAAGATCCTTAGCATCCGCAACGCTCGCCGTCATTCGATAAGCGATCGAAAATAATAAAGGTTTATACGTCTGATACAATTGTTCAGTCTCCAAAACGATTAGTCTCCTTTACCACTATCATTTCGTTAGCTTTTGAAATTTCTCGCGCTGCGCGCTTCCCACTCGCAACTGCAGCATCAGCCAATACTTCCTCATGTCCGGTCCAATCTCCTGCAATATACATTCCTTTCATTTCTGGTATACTCGGACCCGGGTTTTCTTTTCGTTTCAAATGTGGGAAATTATACGATACCGTTATTTTTGGTAAAAATTGTTGCACAGCCACTTCTTGTCTCCATCCTGGATGAAGCAAATCCATCACTGATTCTAATTGCTGCTTATCTGCATGTATGTTCATTTCTTCCAAAGGATTATGATATTTTGCCAGACTTACAACGACTGTTCCATCATCACTTAATTTTGCTGCTCGTGATTGATTTGTGAAAAATAACGATTGATCTAGACCGATTGCAAATTGGTGCCGTGAAGTAGGTAATTTTTTCAACCCTAAATCAATAGAGCTTGCCGTAATAGGAATCGCCTGTTCATTCCATAGACCCAACGAGGTATGTTCCGCATCTTTAATCATTTTCACAGCTTGTTTCGGAGGAGTCGCAACGATACAATGAGCTACGTTAAAGACCGTTCCATCCGAACAAAGTATGCTTTGATAGTCCCCATGATGCTCAATCTTTGCGACATTTTTATTCGGAAATATTTCAACTCCTGCGGCTATTGCCTGCTGCCTAAGTTTCTCCACAATCGTTCCCCAACCTCCATCAACATACAAAACTCCGCCCTTGAAAGTACGTTGCACTTGTTTCAATACCGGCTTTGCAAGCTGTAAGGTCGGTGCATTTGTATATGTCGTCAATCGGCAGATTGAATAAAAAATATGCTTTACCATCGAATCGCTTATTTCCGCATCAGCCCACTCCGTAAGGCTAACTTCTGGAATGAAATCAACATTTAATTTCATTAACTTTAACATTAATTCGCCGAACTTAGATTTCCATGATAAAAGAGAAGACGACATCATTGATGAAAAATCTGTTGGAATGACTTGAACTGACTTATTGAGAATGCCATGAATTTGAACAGAAGCATTCCCACCCGGAATGGATAATCCAAGTTCAGTAAAAATCGTCATGGCATCTCCTGAAAGATACAGTCCATGCGATCCCAAATTCATAAGGATTCCATTTTTATCATTCGTTATCGCCCTGCCACCGAGACGATTCGACTTTTCCAAAACAACGACCTTTTTTCCTTCCCTTATCAAAAAATTAGCTGCTGTCAACCCAGCCAATCCTCCACCAACGATCGCCACATCATATTTAAACATAAAAAAAAATCCCTCCTAGATATCGTTCTGTAATCAAAACGATTGGGGAAAGGATTTTGTGACAGCCAATATGAAATATTTAAATACACTTTCGGAATTTATAAGGAGTAATCAGCTAAAATTCCAAAAAGCTTCTGAAAATAGGGTGTAATCTGACGGGAAGTGGTGATTTCATCTTTTTCCCAATTGGACAAATAAGCACACCAATACAAATTTAATAACTATCTAGGAATTTATTCGCTTCACTATTAAATTTCCACATTACACCAAATTTGTCGACCAACATTCCAAAACTTGCTGACCATGGCGTAGAAGATAACGGCATGATCACGGTTCCGCCTTCTGAAAGTCTTTCAAAAATTTGTTTATTCATTTCTGGATCAGCATCAATGATACTGATTAAGACGGTATTCCCCTTTGTGACTTCGCCTGTCACAGCTTGCATAGAAGGCAGTACATCAGAGACCATTAAAATATTCCCTGAAAACTCAATACGAGATTCCATAATCATGTTTTGTTCTTCTTCCGTTAATGGAGCGTTTGGATCTTGACCAAAAGCACCAAATCTCACCTTTTTTACGCTTGTTGCTTGGAATGCCTTTTCATAAAAAGTTAACGCTTCTTCTGCCTGTCCATCAAATTGTAGATAAGCTATTGCTTTCATCATTTACTTCCTCCTTTTCATATTTGAAGTATAATAGAGCATAGGCGACAACTATATGTCGTATATGGGAGGAGAATATGAAAAAAATTGAGCGACTTATCTCGATAGTTATGATCTTGTTACAAAAGGAAGTTGTTTCAGCATCAGAATTTAGTCGACTTTTTAATGTAACGAGACGAACGATTCAACGTGATATGGAAACATTAAGTTATGCAAACATCCCTATTTATGCGAAATATGGTGCTGAAGGAGGGTATGCGCTAATGGAAGAGTATAAATTCGATAAACGATTATTAAATAACAAAGATATTGAAAATATACTCGTAGCTTTAGGCGGTTTTGAGCAACTGATTACGAATCAAGAAATTCAAACGACTATTCAAAAAATCAAAGGAATGACCAACGCAGTTATTTCTCCAACACTTGATTTAACTTTCTATGATTGGCCAGGAAGAAGTCAAATCAAAGAAGACATTTTATTTATCAAGCAAGCCATTGAGAATAATTGGTTATTAAAGTTTGAGTATGTGGACCAAAAAGGAAACAAAACGTATAGAGTCGTAGAACCCTATAAGCTACATGTAAGCGAGATGCATTGGTATCTTTTTGGTTATAGTTTAGAACGGGAAGACTATCGAACGTTTAAATTGACGAGGATATTAAATATCCAAAAAGACGGTTTTTTTGTCCCAAGGCCTGATAAGGAATTTAAGGAAGAAAAACAACACAACGAACAACAAAATTTGGTTAGTTTACAGCTCTTGATAGATGTTGCAGTAAGAGATCAATTTATTGAGAGATACGGAAAAAATGTCGTTACAAAAGTGACTGCAAGAAATTACCTTGCGACAATTGAATTGCCTGAGACTCAATTTGCCTTCCAATTTTTAGCAGGATTTGGCAATAAAATTAAAATTATAAAGCCAAAAGGCTTTATTGCTAAATATGTAAACTTTTTGAAGGAAGCAGTGGAGCTTTACAATTAAACTGTTCATAGGACGGTTTCAAGAGAAAGTATATGATGGATATCAAACGTTCTAAAATCAAGGACTCTGCTTTTGATCATTCTTCTTTTTTCTCATTTTCATTATATAATGCTTCCATCGATTTCCCTATTTCTTCTAAAAAGGCTTCTTCCTCCGACGTCAAAAAGGTAGGGAACTTAAAATCCATTACATCTGATTCCATTAATTCTTGTGCTTTTTCTTCCGCTAGCTCATCTTTGTTATCGACATGTTTTGTTGCCAATTCAGTCAGTTTTACAAGAACGTCAAAGGCTTCAGGCGATTTCGGAGAAGCACCTTCTTTCATCAATTGTTTCAACGTCGCTAACCAGTCTAACATTTCCACATCCACTTGTTGCCGCTGTTCTTTCGGAAGAGAAAAAAATTGATTAGCTATTGTCTCTGAAAAATATTCTTTCACCCACTCTATTTGGTCTTGTTCATGTTCCATCTGATAAAGCAGAGAACTTAAAACCGTCCACGTGATTGGCTTTCCTTCTCTCATTATGAATTGAACACGTTCTACCGCTTCGATCGCTCGATTTAATTCGTTTCTTTTTTCTGTCAGGAGTTTATGTTGCCAAGGTAATGACTTTTCGAGTTGAGTAAATGCATCCGTATCATTCCCAATTAAGTTTTTGATTTCCTGTAAAGAGTAGCCTAAGAATTTTAATGACTGAATTTGTTGCAGTTTCGCCAATTCTGCTAATCCGTACAACCTGTGACCAGAGCTGTTTTTTTGCTTTGGTACCAATAACCCTGATTCCTCATAAAACCGTAATGTTCTTACCGTTATTCTTGCGCGACTTCCAAACTCACTAATTGTAAAAGCAGGTACTTGATTTTCCATATAAGCCATCTCTCCATGATTATTATAATTTTAAATTAGCATATGACGTAACGGAGGGCGCAAGCCGAAAAAGATACAATTCGGATTGGGAACATTATTTTATTGCAAGAACGTTATCTAAACTCATGATTAAATCAGCAAAGATAATAATGGTAGTGGCTTCTCGCAGGGAATTTCCGCTTTTTATGTTTTTTCCTCGTGTTTGTTCACCAACCATTTATAGGAAACAAGCAAAAGAAAATATCTCTCCGTAAATAACGAATAAAAACAAGACATGTAATGAGGGCTCCAAAATGCCCAACAATCTCAGCCATCGGAATTTCGTAGAAGAATGTTTCTGGAAAGACGGATTATGATATAAAAAAATAGTGCCAGTCCAAATCCTCCCCAACTGAGCATATGCTCATCTCGCATTTCTTTCCCAAGCGGGACAAGCACAACTTGTGCGGCCATCATAGTAAACGCGGCATATGTAAAAGGAGAACTGCCCATGATATGTTGTCCGATAACTGGTCTTGGTGACGTATTCCAAGAATTCATTGCAGCTAAAAGTAAAGATATCCGTTTATTCGTCATCACTGCACCTCATTACATTTTTATGATAATTGAGGGGGTTAAAGACTAGGTTTTCATGATTTGAAAGTTTATATGAGTACCTACTGTAACAACAACGTGTAAAGCCACCCAAATGAGTGGCTTTCCTTTTTGGCTGAACTTGGGTTATCGCTGCTTCTTGCCTCATACATCTTCGGGGTTGACTAGAATTTTTCAGCTAGCCCAAAAAACATTTAGAACGCCTTTCGCTGGTAAATAACAGTGGTAATCCCCCAAGAAATAACATAAACTGCCATGATAACAACTGCCGCTCCCGTATATAAAGCCGGAATGGATAAATTGACAATAAAATCTGTTATTGCTGTAAAGTGTTCAGCTAAAAACTTCACGATAGGCGGTCCTATGCCTACCAGAAGGATAAAGCTAATGAGAACAACTGTTGTAATATGGCCTGGTTTAAATATCTGAAATAACGGGAAGGTAAAAGCTGCAAATAATAAAAATAAGCCCCCGCCAATCGCAATATCAGCCATCGCAAAAGGTTTATTGAAAACAAACAATGCTAAACTTGTCACCACAATGGATAAAATCATATAAAGAATAGCACCAAGATAGCGTGATGCGATAATTTCCTTACGTGTGTAAGGTAAAGAATTTAATAAAATGTTCGTCTCTGCCTTTTCATCGTAACCAAAAGCATTAAAAGGAATAAAAATACTGGCAACGAGAAAAGTCAAAGCTGGATGTGCGTCCATAATGATAAAGAATAAGATAAAAGGAAAAAAGATTAATAGTTGCCTTTTCTGTAATATGACATCACGTCTGATTAAATTAAACATGCTGTATGCCCCCTTTGAAGTAATACATGATATCTTCCAGTGATGCTTGTTCAATGACCACCGAATCCCCGAAAATATTTTTCACTGCTTTAATATTATCCGTTAGCGCTTCAAATCCTGTTGGTGCACGATGAACATGAACAAAAGCCTTTTCCGTGTCTCTATCCAGAAGTTCCATTCCTCCTTTAACGAGCGCATAGTTTTCAGCTACGTCGTGAATGGACTGATTAAATACTAATTCCCCTCTTTGTATAAAAGCGATATAATCTGCGATTCGATCTAAATCAGTTGTAATATGCGTAGAGAAGAAAATGGTCCGATTATCATCAACCATTAATTCCTGCAACAGAACCAACAGCTCCCGTCTGAAAATGGGATCTAAGCCTGCTGTCGGCTCATCCATAATGATCAGCTCTGCATGATGTGATAGGGCTATCGCCAATGATGCCTTCATTTGCATCCCTTTTGAAAAAGTTTTCATCGCTTTATTAAGCGGTAATTCGAATTGTTCAACATATTGATAAAATAATGTATCATCCCAGTGTTTGTAAGCTGGTGCAA
The genomic region above belongs to Pueribacillus theae and contains:
- a CDS encoding Dph6-related ATP pyrophosphatase, with the translated sequence MTALIDWKNNACGHKMIASFSGGKDSVLALYKAMKVGEAIGLIVMLEEEGKRSRSHGMPPELIRAQAKSIGLPVYTAATSWTDYEQVFISLLKKAKIKGAEMLVTGDLDMPAHGCWHEKVTKNAGLKLGMPLWEMNHREAVEEFINLGFVTIIVTVNLSLGMQENDLGRMLTHEYVKELEARGIDPCGEGGEFHTTVIDGPIFKYPIPVRKCEIIKDGEYAFLPLELDQMSDADAL
- a CDS encoding cupin domain-containing protein, whose product is MYPYPYPYYAYPPMRDCYNIPDYQSMSNASGYTNYFWPYPNTQGYIGAILKDHGKDPFVVNINQAAKQNNTFRTAIWTGNHLQVTLMSINVGEAIGLELHPDVDQFLRIEEGQGLVQMGKSKDSLNFVRHVCDDSAIMVPAGTWHNVTNIGNTPLKLYSIYAPPEHPFGTVHKTKADAIAAEENESG
- a CDS encoding RNA polymerase sigma-70 factor, coding for METEQLYQTYKPLLFSIAYRMTASVADAKDLVQEAFLTYNSVSSEKVIENKKAYLCKIVMNRSIDKLRSAASKREVYIGEWLPEPLVNEGSDPSHTYLMKESISTAYLLLLQQLSEDERAVFLLREVFQYSYEEIAAIIEKSSTNCRQIFHRAKKSMENRPKASTLDFQSMRSGVEQFMMALQKGDIHQMLELLKTDSVLITDGGGKVKAALNPIYTSERIVFLFTSIRKKLPENTRMEFKVVNGFPGFVILINGYVAYVVSLEFRNNKIWRIYMVANPEKFAHVQNYN
- a CDS encoding phytoene desaturase family protein, producing MFKYDVAIVGGGLAGLTAANFLIREGKKVVVLEKSNRLGGRAITNDKNGILMNLGSHGLYLSGDAMTIFTELGLSIPGGNASVQIHGILNKSVQVIPTDFSSMMSSSLLSWKSKFGELMLKLMKLNVDFIPEVSLTEWADAEISDSMVKHIFYSICRLTTYTNAPTLQLAKPVLKQVQRTFKGGVLYVDGGWGTIVEKLRQQAIAAGVEIFPNKNVAKIEHHGDYQSILCSDGTVFNVAHCIVATPPKQAVKMIKDAEHTSLGLWNEQAIPITASSIDLGLKKLPTSRHQFAIGLDQSLFFTNQSRAAKLSDDGTVVVSLAKYHNPLEEMNIHADKQQLESVMDLLHPGWRQEVAVQQFLPKITVSYNFPHLKRKENPGPSIPEMKGMYIAGDWTGHEEVLADAAVASGKRAAREISKANEMIVVKETNRFGD
- a CDS encoding VOC family protein yields the protein MKAIAYLQFDGQAEEALTFYEKAFQATSVKKVRFGAFGQDPNAPLTEEEQNMIMESRIEFSGNILMVSDVLPSMQAVTGEVTKGNTVLISIIDADPEMNKQIFERLSEGGTVIMPLSSTPWSASFGMLVDKFGVMWKFNSEANKFLDSY
- a CDS encoding helix-turn-helix transcriptional regulator, yielding MKKIERLISIVMILLQKEVVSASEFSRLFNVTRRTIQRDMETLSYANIPIYAKYGAEGGYALMEEYKFDKRLLNNKDIENILVALGGFEQLITNQEIQTTIQKIKGMTNAVISPTLDLTFYDWPGRSQIKEDILFIKQAIENNWLLKFEYVDQKGNKTYRVVEPYKLHVSEMHWYLFGYSLEREDYRTFKLTRILNIQKDGFFVPRPDKEFKEEKQHNEQQNLVSLQLLIDVAVRDQFIERYGKNVVTKVTARNYLATIELPETQFAFQFLAGFGNKIKIIKPKGFIAKYVNFLKEAVELYN
- a CDS encoding MerR family transcriptional regulator, with product MENQVPAFTISEFGSRARITVRTLRFYEESGLLVPKQKNSSGHRLYGLAELAKLQQIQSLKFLGYSLQEIKNLIGNDTDAFTQLEKSLPWQHKLLTEKRNELNRAIEAVERVQFIMREGKPITWTVLSSLLYQMEHEQDQIEWVKEYFSETIANQFFSLPKEQRQQVDVEMLDWLATLKQLMKEGASPKSPEAFDVLVKLTELATKHVDNKDELAEEKAQELMESDVMDFKFPTFLTSEEEAFLEEIGKSMEALYNENEKKEE
- a CDS encoding ABC-2 transporter permease; its protein translation is MFNLIRRDVILQKRQLLIFFPFILFFIIMDAHPALTFLVASIFIPFNAFGYDEKAETNILLNSLPYTRKEIIASRYLGAILYMILSIVVTSLALFVFNKPFAMADIAIGGGLFLLFAAFTFPLFQIFKPGHITTVVLISFILLVGIGPPIVKFLAEHFTAITDFIVNLSIPALYTGAAVVIMAVYVISWGITTVIYQRKAF
- a CDS encoding ABC transporter ATP-binding protein, which codes for MEIVVEFKNVTKKFKDFSVKNMDLQVKKGFVTGFIGANGAGKSTTIKMMMNLLKPDAGEVKLFGLEYAAHEKEIKERIGFVYDGNVFFEGMNLKDIKHIIAPAYKHWDDTLFYQYVEQFELPLNKAMKTFSKGMQMKASLAIALSHHAELIIMDEPTAGLDPIFRRELLVLLQELMVDDNRTIFFSTHITTDLDRIADYIAFIQRGELVFNQSIHDVAENYALVKGGMELLDRDTEKAFVHVHRAPTGFEALTDNIKAVKNIFGDSVVIEQASLEDIMYYFKGGIQHV